Proteins co-encoded in one Candidatus Krumholzibacteriota bacterium genomic window:
- a CDS encoding ribosome maturation factor RimP has translation MTMVVEAELAGIVEREVESLGFELVKIETAARGRRRLLRLYIDRPEGAVTIDDCVKVTRAVGFVLDGEERFPGPYILEVSSPGIDRPLTRPSHFERFVGHAAKVRIDGEDGKARTVTGEIAGVGDDGVRLSVGEETETVPWDRIRSASLRGEIPVPGKEPGGKGKGPSRKRL, from the coding sequence GTGACGATGGTCGTCGAGGCCGAGCTCGCCGGTATCGTGGAGCGCGAGGTGGAGAGCCTCGGCTTCGAGCTCGTCAAGATCGAAACCGCCGCGAGGGGCCGGAGACGACTGCTCCGTCTGTACATCGACCGCCCCGAGGGGGCCGTGACGATCGACGATTGCGTCAAGGTCACCCGCGCCGTGGGATTCGTTCTCGACGGCGAGGAACGGTTCCCGGGTCCGTATATCCTCGAGGTCTCCTCCCCCGGGATCGACCGGCCCCTGACCCGGCCGTCCCATTTCGAGCGGTTCGTCGGCCATGCCGCGAAGGTGCGCATCGACGGCGAGGACGGGAAGGCGCGGACGGTGACCGGGGAGATCGCGGGCGTCGGAGACGACGGCGTTCGCCTCTCCGTGGGAGAGGAAACGGAGACCGTTCCCTGGGACCGGATACGTTCGGCCTCCCTCCGCGGCGAGATTCCCGTCCCCGGGAAAGAGCCGGGAGGGAAGGGGAAAGGTCCTTCCCGGAAAAGACTTTGA
- a CDS encoding LptF/LptG family permease — MKIHDRYILRGFWQNLLLGLIAFTVIFITVDVSEEIDNYIDHDATIAVVTLYYVYLVPWILTLVLPVAVLLAVVFSLGKLSRQNELTAFIASGRSYLRVAAPIVVSALLISAVSAAFSELVVPLAKRRGDLIMAADIEGRTQRDSNRYRKELHYQGEGNRVYYAEKYDKTLNVLVNAVVQEYDGPRLVRRIDARKIFWDGRQWVFINGAIREFDGDTERITTFENRPMPSLVERPEDLAKEEVDPEEMNWWELRDYIDKVRRGGGPVDKYKVDLYFKFSFPFTNLIFAVIGVALSSAKRKPSMATGFGLTLLVSFTYYGILRIGQALGHSGVIPPLLGAWAGNILFLAVGGVLLHRANR; from the coding sequence GTGAAGATCCACGATCGATACATCCTCCGGGGGTTCTGGCAGAACCTCCTTCTCGGCCTGATCGCCTTCACCGTGATCTTCATCACGGTGGACGTCAGCGAGGAGATCGACAACTACATCGACCACGACGCGACGATCGCGGTGGTCACCCTCTACTACGTCTACCTCGTTCCATGGATCCTCACGCTCGTCTTGCCCGTCGCCGTCCTCCTGGCCGTCGTCTTCTCGCTGGGAAAGCTCTCGAGGCAGAACGAACTCACCGCCTTCATCGCGTCGGGGCGGAGCTATCTCCGCGTCGCCGCCCCGATCGTCGTCTCCGCCCTCCTGATCAGCGCCGTCTCGGCGGCCTTCAGCGAACTCGTCGTGCCGCTCGCGAAGCGCCGGGGGGACCTCATCATGGCCGCCGACATCGAGGGGCGGACGCAGCGGGACTCCAACCGGTACCGGAAGGAGCTGCACTACCAGGGGGAGGGAAACAGGGTCTACTACGCCGAGAAGTACGACAAGACGCTCAACGTCCTCGTCAACGCCGTCGTCCAGGAGTACGACGGTCCACGGCTCGTGCGGCGGATCGACGCCCGGAAGATCTTCTGGGACGGCCGCCAGTGGGTGTTCATCAACGGCGCGATCCGCGAATTCGACGGCGACACGGAGCGGATCACGACCTTCGAGAACCGCCCGATGCCCTCGCTGGTCGAGCGCCCGGAGGACCTCGCGAAGGAGGAGGTCGACCCGGAGGAGATGAACTGGTGGGAGCTGCGCGACTACATCGACAAGGTCAGGCGCGGGGGCGGCCCGGTTGACAAGTACAAGGTCGACCTGTATTTTAAGTTCAGTTTCCCGTTCACCAACCTGATCTTCGCCGTGATAGGCGTGGCCCTCTCGTCCGCGAAACGAAAGCCCTCGATGGCGACGGGATTCGGCTTGACGCTGCTCGTCAGCTTCACCTACTACGGCATCCTCCGCATCGGGCAGGCGCTCGGCCACAGCGGCGTCATCCCCCCCCTCCTGGGAGCCTGGGCGGGGAACATCCTCTTTCTCGCGGTGGGCGGCGTGCTGCTCCACCGGGCGAACCGATGA
- a CDS encoding M28 family peptidase, translating into MRTQAIAAATILLASLGCGAGELPRFDGEKAMALLVRQCEMGPRYPGSAAHREYRKWLVDRLESCGASVSVQPFDGVLSTGDTLRLVNIIGNFNGKAGTRVLLGAHYDTRPRADRDPDPARRDEPIVGANDGASGVAVLLEIARLLGESEPPVGVDIVLFDGEDYGEEGNPDDYCLGSAWFAAHLRGYRPVAVVVVDMIGERGVEIPVEGYSGRYAPRVVDELWGIAGDLAVDAFVRKPGPAVIDDHVPFIREGLQAVDLIDFEYPWWHTLEDTPDKCSAESLEAVGTVLVAWIWSL; encoded by the coding sequence ATGAGGACACAAGCGATCGCCGCCGCCACGATCCTCCTCGCCTCGCTCGGCTGCGGGGCGGGCGAGTTGCCCCGCTTCGACGGCGAGAAGGCCATGGCGCTGCTCGTGCGGCAGTGCGAGATGGGGCCGCGCTACCCGGGCTCGGCGGCGCACCGGGAGTACCGGAAATGGCTCGTCGACCGCCTGGAATCCTGCGGCGCCTCCGTCTCGGTCCAGCCCTTCGACGGGGTCCTCTCGACGGGCGATACGCTCCGTCTCGTCAACATCATCGGCAATTTCAACGGGAAAGCAGGAACGCGCGTCCTTCTCGGCGCCCACTACGACACCCGCCCGCGCGCCGATCGCGATCCCGATCCCGCCCGGCGCGACGAACCGATCGTCGGCGCGAACGACGGCGCGAGCGGGGTCGCCGTCCTTCTCGAGATCGCCCGGCTTCTCGGGGAGAGCGAACCTCCCGTCGGCGTCGATATCGTTCTCTTCGACGGGGAGGACTACGGGGAGGAAGGGAACCCCGACGACTACTGCCTCGGTTCGGCCTGGTTCGCGGCGCATCTGAGAGGCTATCGCCCGGTTGCCGTCGTGGTCGTCGACATGATCGGCGAGCGCGGCGTCGAGATCCCCGTCGAGGGGTACTCCGGACGGTACGCACCGCGCGTCGTCGACGAGCTGTGGGGGATCGCCGGCGACCTCGCCGTCGACGCCTTCGTCCGCAAGCCCGGCCCGGCCGTCATCGACGACCACGTCCCCTTCATCCGCGAGGGTCTGCAGGCGGTCGACCTGATCGATTTCGAGTATCCGTGGTGGCACACCCTCGAGGACACGCCCGACAAGTGCTCGGCCGAGAGTCTCGAGGCGGTCGGCACGGTGCTCGTCGCGTGGATCTGGTCGCTCTGA
- a CDS encoding GWxTD domain-containing protein — translation MTRRRRMFLAAAVALLLLPCLAPRNVGAAGESFAGERDGIRRLHRRERLVFFGLQYLLNPYQRKQYLTTADPRARERWIETFWAYNDPTPATEINEKRREHEARVALARRLFRKKTEPGWDRRGEMLIRFGLPRFRAKEPGTVTFSGEYPPAEFWYYPSLDMAITFQDYLLNGEYILAIEKIGRSSREELDRLKAINDVYKYDVLEFVDSREWEDEEDLKDILSFNPDDIDYMADPDLRALQPKDLLAEWDREKRIRSANNFFKYDRERAAIYSFDLEKNLLPVYFDVTSFRGGPGSIRTEVNVEVPTAEIGFDVVDGARRGRIEIRVLARDAGMNPVARAVDSVQVVAPADTASQPGLVPGQVTLTLEPGYYRLGIEAIDAVTGRMGVYTANLELPPMDGRLALSDIMFASRITGTGDNPRFARGGLQVVPHPIHAYRIPFPLTIYFEVSGLDTDEEGLSWYEIEYRIVPLEKRRRGPVFAGIPPAISSSFRTSGYGADQVQRLEIATDNLWKGSFELQVTILDRRTMQSVEKRGRFSVLE, via the coding sequence ATGACGAGACGGCGACGAATGTTCCTGGCGGCGGCCGTCGCCCTCCTTCTCCTGCCGTGCCTGGCCCCCCGGAACGTGGGGGCGGCCGGGGAGTCCTTCGCGGGGGAACGCGACGGCATCAGGCGCCTCCACCGGAGGGAACGCCTGGTCTTCTTCGGCCTCCAGTACCTCCTCAATCCCTACCAGCGGAAACAGTACCTCACCACCGCGGATCCGCGCGCGCGGGAGCGATGGATCGAGACATTCTGGGCCTACAACGATCCCACGCCGGCGACCGAGATCAACGAGAAGCGCCGGGAGCACGAGGCCCGGGTGGCCCTGGCGCGCCGCCTCTTCCGGAAAAAGACCGAACCGGGCTGGGACCGGCGCGGCGAGATGCTCATCCGGTTCGGTTTGCCGCGGTTCCGCGCGAAGGAGCCGGGAACGGTCACCTTCTCGGGCGAATACCCGCCGGCGGAGTTCTGGTACTATCCCTCGCTCGACATGGCGATCACCTTCCAGGACTACCTGCTGAACGGCGAGTACATCCTCGCGATCGAGAAGATCGGCCGTTCGTCGCGCGAGGAGCTCGACCGCCTCAAGGCGATCAACGACGTCTACAAGTACGACGTCCTCGAGTTCGTCGACAGCCGCGAGTGGGAGGACGAGGAGGACCTGAAGGACATCCTCTCCTTCAATCCGGACGACATCGACTACATGGCCGATCCCGACCTCCGGGCCCTGCAGCCGAAGGACCTCCTGGCCGAATGGGACAGGGAGAAACGGATACGCTCGGCGAACAACTTCTTCAAGTACGACCGGGAACGCGCGGCGATCTATTCCTTCGACCTCGAAAAGAACCTGCTTCCCGTCTATTTCGACGTCACCTCCTTCCGCGGCGGCCCGGGATCGATCCGCACGGAGGTGAACGTGGAGGTGCCGACCGCCGAGATCGGCTTCGACGTGGTGGACGGTGCGCGGCGCGGCCGGATCGAGATCCGCGTGCTCGCCCGCGACGCCGGCATGAACCCGGTCGCCCGGGCCGTCGACTCGGTGCAGGTCGTCGCGCCGGCCGACACGGCCTCGCAACCCGGTCTCGTCCCCGGCCAGGTGACCCTGACGCTCGAGCCGGGCTATTACCGCCTCGGGATAGAGGCGATCGACGCGGTCACCGGCCGCATGGGCGTCTACACGGCCAACCTCGAGCTGCCCCCGATGGACGGGCGTCTCGCCCTGAGCGACATCATGTTCGCCAGCCGCATCACCGGAACCGGCGACAACCCGCGGTTCGCCAGGGGAGGCCTCCAGGTCGTCCCCCACCCCATCCACGCCTACCGCATCCCCTTCCCCCTGACGATCTACTTCGAGGTGAGCGGGCTGGACACCGACGAAGAGGGCCTCTCGTGGTACGAGATCGAGTACCGGATCGTCCCGCTGGAGAAACGCCGCCGCGGACCGGTGTTCGCCGGGATCCCGCCGGCGATCTCCTCGAGCTTCCGGACCTCGGGCTACGGGGCCGACCAGGTCCAGCGGCTCGAGATCGCCACCGACAACCTCTGGAAGGGTTCGTTCGAGCTGCAGGTCACGATCCTCGACCGCCGGACGATGCAGTCGGTCGAGAAACGCGGCCGCTTCTCGGTCCTCGAGTGA
- a CDS encoding LptF/LptG family permease — MRPSLLDRYILRSHVAPYVFGVAVITFIFVMDFIFRSLDMFIGKGVDILVVLEFFVLSLGHMYALIIPMAVMPATLMAFGQLAAENEVTAMKASGVSLYRMIAPVLFASVLLGGFLVYYNNAILPESNHRLMNLMIAIGKMRPTLEIKENLFSDGIEGYTIYVREKDDRTGEIRDVLITEKKKGASPTTIVAARGRMEYLDDRNVLRFELEDGEIHEMPDAGDITSYRRTSFRNFTLNIQDADRSLRRTERSHRGDREMSAGMMRRRIEEIEEDIAAVETKMHRFASREILGKAALVFPEFAGPADEAAEPVEDGRTPPATPRTRTISDPAGQTLGFLETQTHIIESNRNQISRYGVEIHKKYSIPFSCIVFVLLGAPLAIRAGKKGMTMSVGFSILFFLVYYMFLISGEKLADRRYLDPWLAMWMPNFVLSAAAAFLLHSTVREAQTINWERLDVLKRWRKRTR; from the coding sequence ATGAGACCCTCGCTGCTCGATCGCTACATCCTTCGCAGCCACGTCGCCCCCTACGTGTTCGGCGTCGCCGTGATCACGTTCATCTTCGTGATGGACTTCATCTTCCGTTCGCTCGACATGTTCATCGGCAAGGGCGTCGACATCCTCGTCGTCCTCGAGTTCTTCGTGCTGAGCCTCGGGCACATGTACGCGCTGATCATACCGATGGCGGTGATGCCGGCGACCCTGATGGCCTTCGGCCAGCTCGCCGCGGAGAACGAGGTGACCGCAATGAAGGCGAGCGGCGTCTCCCTCTACCGCATGATCGCGCCGGTGCTCTTCGCCTCCGTGCTGCTCGGCGGCTTCCTCGTCTACTACAACAACGCCATCCTGCCCGAGAGCAACCACCGGCTGATGAACCTGATGATCGCCATCGGCAAGATGCGGCCGACGCTCGAGATCAAGGAGAACCTCTTCAGCGACGGTATCGAGGGATACACGATCTACGTGCGCGAGAAGGATGACCGCACCGGCGAGATCCGGGACGTGCTCATCACCGAGAAGAAGAAGGGGGCTTCCCCGACGACGATCGTCGCCGCCAGGGGACGGATGGAGTATCTCGACGACCGCAACGTCCTGCGTTTCGAGCTGGAGGACGGCGAGATCCACGAGATGCCCGACGCCGGCGACATCACCTCCTACCGGCGGACCTCCTTCAGGAACTTCACCCTCAACATCCAGGACGCCGACCGGTCGCTCCGGCGCACCGAGCGGAGCCACCGGGGCGACCGCGAGATGAGCGCCGGAATGATGCGGCGCCGTATCGAGGAGATCGAGGAGGACATCGCCGCGGTCGAGACGAAGATGCACCGCTTCGCCTCGCGGGAGATCCTCGGGAAGGCCGCCCTCGTCTTCCCCGAGTTCGCCGGCCCGGCCGACGAGGCCGCCGAACCGGTCGAGGACGGGCGGACGCCCCCGGCCACGCCACGGACCCGCACGATCAGCGATCCCGCCGGCCAGACGCTCGGCTTCCTCGAGACCCAGACGCACATCATCGAGTCGAACCGCAACCAGATCTCGCGCTACGGCGTCGAGATCCACAAGAAGTACTCGATCCCGTTCAGCTGCATCGTCTTCGTCCTGCTCGGCGCCCCGCTCGCCATCAGGGCCGGCAAGAAGGGAATGACGATGTCGGTCGGGTTCTCCATCCTCTTCTTCCTCGTCTACTACATGTTCCTGATCAGCGGCGAGAAGCTCGCCGACCGGCGCTACCTCGATCCGTGGCTCGCGATGTGGATGCCGAACTTCGTGCTGTCGGCGGCTGCCGCGTTCCTTCTCCACTCGACGGTCCGCGAGGCCCAGACGATAAACTGGGAGCGGCTCGACGTCCTGAAACGCTGGCGCAAGAGGACCCGGTAG
- the infB gene encoding translation initiation factor IF-2, translating to MARIRVYQLSKKYDISSEALIKILVKEGITVKSHMSTVEEHVEMLIQNHINRVKAATKKEVRKKKPQPQAQTRAPAPADQRSPKKGRGRKREKRKETDQKAVQESVKRTLAKLEVTRKSKRRKRKEDVVEDEPVEKKVLTIPEFSTVSELAEALDAESTDIIQRCMNLGLMVSINQRLDADTLKMIADEYNYKVDFDSAYGQEILQKRKDAKPERMESRPPVVTIMGHVDHGKTSLLDNIRKSNIIAGEKGGITQHIGAYEVDVDGRRITFIDTPGHEAFTAMRSRGAQATDIVILIIAADDGVMPQTTEAINHARAADVPMIIAINKVDLPNADIEKVKRGLMQQNIVLEEYGGNVMSAEISARQGTGIDKLLEMILLQAEMMELKADPYAEVRGVVLEARKEEGRGIICTVLIQQGTLEVGDVFLTGDFHGRVRALLNERKKKVENAPPATPVVILGCSGVPQAGDPFIQVEDERTAKEIATRRQQYRREKERRTTQRITLEDLYSQIQEGKVAELNLIIRADTDGSLEALVDSLVGLATDAVKVNVLQGAVGMINEGDILLASASNAVVLGFHVSAAPQAAQLAKNEKVDLRFYEVIYKAIDDVKAAMTGLLEPDIVERELGAAEVREVFRISRLGAIAGSYVTSGSILRNALVRVRREGEVVYKGTITSLKRFKEDAREVQSGFECGIGIGDFGDLAEGDILEVYVEEEHSKTL from the coding sequence TTGGCTAGGATCCGCGTCTATCAGCTTTCGAAAAAATACGACATCTCCAGCGAGGCCCTGATCAAGATCCTCGTGAAGGAAGGTATCACGGTCAAGAGTCACATGAGCACGGTGGAAGAGCACGTGGAGATGCTCATCCAGAACCACATCAACCGTGTGAAGGCCGCGACCAAGAAAGAGGTCAGGAAGAAGAAGCCCCAGCCCCAGGCCCAGACCCGCGCCCCGGCCCCGGCCGATCAGCGGTCGCCCAAGAAGGGACGCGGGCGCAAGCGCGAGAAGCGCAAGGAGACCGATCAGAAAGCCGTCCAGGAAAGCGTCAAGCGGACGCTGGCCAAGCTGGAGGTCACCCGCAAGTCGAAGCGCCGCAAGCGCAAGGAGGACGTCGTCGAGGATGAGCCCGTCGAGAAGAAGGTGCTGACCATCCCCGAGTTCTCAACCGTCTCCGAGCTCGCCGAGGCGCTGGACGCCGAATCGACCGACATCATCCAGCGATGCATGAATCTCGGCCTGATGGTCTCGATCAACCAGCGTCTCGACGCCGATACGCTGAAAATGATCGCCGACGAGTACAACTACAAGGTCGATTTCGACTCGGCCTACGGACAGGAGATCCTCCAGAAGCGCAAGGACGCGAAGCCGGAACGGATGGAGAGCCGTCCGCCGGTCGTCACGATCATGGGCCACGTCGATCACGGCAAGACGTCGCTGCTCGACAATATCCGGAAGAGCAACATCATCGCCGGCGAGAAGGGCGGGATCACCCAGCACATCGGCGCCTACGAGGTGGATGTCGACGGACGCCGGATCACCTTCATCGACACGCCGGGCCACGAGGCCTTCACCGCGATGCGCTCGCGGGGCGCGCAGGCGACCGACATCGTCATCCTCATCATCGCCGCCGACGACGGCGTGATGCCCCAGACGACGGAGGCGATCAACCACGCCCGGGCGGCGGACGTGCCGATGATCATCGCGATCAACAAGGTCGACCTGCCGAACGCCGACATCGAGAAGGTCAAGCGGGGGCTGATGCAGCAGAACATCGTCCTCGAGGAATACGGCGGCAACGTCATGTCCGCGGAGATCTCCGCCCGCCAGGGGACGGGGATCGACAAGCTCCTCGAGATGATCCTCCTCCAGGCCGAGATGATGGAGCTCAAGGCGGATCCCTACGCCGAGGTGCGCGGGGTCGTCCTCGAGGCCCGCAAGGAGGAGGGACGGGGGATCATCTGCACCGTCCTCATCCAGCAGGGGACGCTCGAGGTCGGGGACGTGTTCCTCACCGGCGATTTCCACGGCCGGGTCCGCGCCCTGCTCAACGAACGGAAGAAGAAGGTCGAGAACGCGCCGCCGGCCACGCCGGTCGTCATCCTCGGATGTTCGGGCGTGCCGCAGGCGGGCGACCCGTTCATACAGGTCGAGGACGAGCGGACGGCCAAGGAGATCGCAACCAGGCGCCAGCAGTACCGGCGAGAGAAGGAGCGCCGCACGACGCAGCGCATCACCCTCGAGGATCTCTACTCGCAGATCCAGGAGGGGAAGGTCGCCGAGCTCAACCTGATCATCCGCGCCGACACCGACGGCTCGCTCGAGGCGCTCGTCGACAGTCTCGTCGGGCTGGCGACGGACGCGGTCAAGGTGAACGTGCTCCAGGGCGCGGTCGGCATGATCAACGAGGGGGACATCCTCCTCGCCTCAGCCTCGAACGCCGTCGTGCTCGGGTTCCACGTCAGCGCCGCGCCGCAGGCCGCCCAGCTCGCGAAGAACGAGAAGGTCGACCTGCGCTTCTACGAGGTCATCTACAAGGCGATCGACGACGTCAAGGCCGCGATGACGGGGCTGCTCGAGCCCGACATCGTCGAGAGGGAACTCGGTGCGGCCGAGGTCCGCGAGGTGTTCCGCATCTCCCGGCTCGGCGCCATCGCCGGCTCCTACGTCACCAGCGGCAGCATTCTGCGCAACGCGCTCGTCCGGGTCCGCCGGGAGGGCGAGGTGGTCTACAAGGGCA
- the nusA gene encoding transcription termination/antitermination protein NusA, translating to MNTGFIDAFAQIIREKRVDKNTLVETIKMSLASAARRKLGQEAEIQVHLDEQKGVLEVFRIWKVVEEVEDDVLELSLEDAREIDEEAAIGGEVAEELPIVEFGRNAVQTAKQVLTQRVREAERERIYDEYKDKVGVIVVGTVRQVDRGNILVNLGRAEAYLPLREQIRKERYNQGETIRACIIEVDKEARGPQIIISRTSELFLRKLFEQEVPEIFDGDVEIRSIAREPGGRSKIAVFSRSDKVDAVGSCVGMKGSRVQAVVNELHGEKIDIVPWNENQHEYVSRALAPAKVSSLRFNESESIVLAIVDDDQLSLAIGREGQNVRLASRLTGWKIDLTTVRETERRDRLEQKLQMDISEMYGVTPRLSGKLKNCGILTVQKLYKTPIEEILGIEGIGPKTAEKLKATAAETNEELNRALEELLVKEKEEEAAKKQLFDDEVFADDEEAKEEAKLTEEQLFGNLGDDDDEEDEGEDEDAASGEAEEGGEDDDETGGASENEDDDGPSDGEEAVEPDDTHIESAEASDDDAVMRSAPDEGEETPAPADEEPHGEDKVD from the coding sequence ATGAATACGGGTTTCATTGATGCTTTCGCGCAGATCATCCGCGAGAAACGGGTGGACAAGAACACGCTCGTCGAGACGATCAAGATGAGCCTCGCCTCCGCCGCACGGCGCAAGCTGGGGCAGGAGGCCGAGATACAAGTCCACCTGGACGAACAGAAGGGCGTTCTCGAGGTCTTCCGCATCTGGAAGGTCGTCGAGGAGGTCGAGGACGATGTCCTCGAACTGTCGCTCGAGGATGCCCGCGAGATCGACGAGGAGGCCGCAATCGGCGGCGAGGTGGCCGAGGAGCTGCCGATCGTCGAGTTCGGGCGCAACGCCGTCCAGACGGCGAAGCAGGTCCTCACCCAGCGGGTCCGCGAGGCCGAGCGCGAGCGCATCTACGATGAATACAAGGACAAGGTCGGCGTCATCGTCGTCGGGACGGTGCGCCAGGTCGATCGTGGCAACATCCTGGTGAACCTGGGCCGCGCCGAGGCGTACCTGCCGCTCCGCGAGCAGATCCGCAAGGAGCGCTACAACCAGGGCGAGACGATCCGCGCCTGCATCATCGAGGTGGACAAGGAAGCGCGCGGGCCGCAGATCATCATCTCGCGCACGAGCGAGCTCTTCCTTCGGAAGCTCTTCGAGCAGGAGGTGCCGGAGATCTTCGACGGCGATGTCGAGATCAGGAGCATCGCCCGCGAGCCCGGGGGCCGTTCGAAGATCGCCGTCTTCTCCCGGAGCGACAAGGTCGACGCCGTCGGCTCCTGCGTGGGCATGAAGGGCTCGCGCGTCCAGGCGGTCGTCAACGAGCTGCACGGCGAGAAGATCGACATCGTGCCCTGGAACGAGAACCAGCACGAGTACGTCTCGCGCGCCCTGGCGCCGGCGAAGGTCTCCTCCCTGCGGTTCAACGAGTCCGAATCGATCGTCCTCGCGATCGTCGATGACGACCAGCTCTCGCTCGCCATCGGCAGGGAGGGGCAGAACGTCAGGCTCGCCTCGCGGCTCACCGGCTGGAAGATCGATCTCACGACGGTGCGCGAGACCGAGCGGCGCGACCGGCTCGAGCAGAAGCTCCAGATGGACATCTCCGAGATGTACGGAGTCACGCCGCGGCTGTCGGGCAAGTTGAAGAACTGCGGCATCCTCACCGTCCAGAAGCTCTACAAGACTCCCATCGAGGAGATCCTCGGGATCGAAGGCATCGGGCCGAAGACGGCGGAGAAGCTGAAGGCCACCGCCGCGGAAACCAACGAGGAGCTCAACCGCGCCCTCGAGGAACTGCTCGTGAAGGAGAAGGAAGAGGAGGCGGCCAAGAAGCAGCTCTTCGACGACGAGGTCTTCGCGGACGACGAGGAGGCGAAGGAAGAGGCCAAGCTCACCGAGGAACAGCTCTTCGGCAACCTCGGGGACGATGACGACGAGGAGGACGAGGGGGAGGACGAGGACGCCGCGAGCGGCGAGGCCGAAGAAGGCGGCGAGGACGACGACGAGACCGGCGGCGCCTCGGAAAACGAGGACGACGACGGACCCTCCGACGGGGAAGAGGCCGTGGAACCCGACGATACGCATATCGAATCCGCGGAGGCGTCCGATGACGACGCCGTGATGCGATCCGCCCCCGACGAGGGGGAGGAGACACCCGCACCCGCGGACGAGGAGCCTCACGGAGAGGACAAGGTCGACTGA